Proteins from a single region of Gossypium arboreum isolate Shixiya-1 chromosome 1, ASM2569848v2, whole genome shotgun sequence:
- the LOC108468609 gene encoding uncharacterized protein LOC108468609, with amino-acid sequence MDQLIKFTHFIPVRTDYSLQKLVKLYTSEIVRLHEKKILRFDRKGKLSIRFIKPHRILKCVGPITYQLELPSKLDRIHDVFHVSMLRRYHSDPTHIVPVEDLKDRQDLTFKVEPVQVLDRDVKVLRKKSIPLVKVLSRNHSTEEAMWEHKDMKRQQYPHIF; translated from the exons ATGGATCAATTGATCAAGTTTACACACTTCATCCCAGTTAGGACAGATTATTCTTTGCAGAAGCTAGTGAAGCTCTATacttctgagatagtgagactacaCGAG AAAAAGATTCTGAGGTTcgatcgtaagggcaagttgagcatTAGGTTTATTAAGCCACACCGGATTTTGAAATGTGTGGGACCGATCacttatcagttggagttaccttCAAAGCTAGACCGTATTCATGACGTATTCCACGTCTCGATGCTGAGGCGATACCACTCTGATCCTACACATATCGTCCCTGTTGAAGATCTTAAAGATAGGCAAGACTTGACCTTTAAGGTGGAGCCAGTTCAGGTTTTGGATCGTgacgttaaggttctgaggaaGAAATCCATTCCACTGGTGAAGGTTCTGTCGCGTAATCACAGCACTGAGGAAGCTATGTGGGAACATAAGGATATGAAGCGTCAACAGTATCCTCACATTTTCTAA